One Aethina tumida isolate Nest 87 chromosome 5, icAetTumi1.1, whole genome shotgun sequence genomic window carries:
- the LOC109604990 gene encoding splicing factor U2af 38 kDa subunit, with protein sequence MAEYLASIFGTEKDKVNCSFYYKIGACRHGDRCSRIHNKPTFSQTCLLQNLYINPQNSAKSADGSHLVSNVSDEEMQKHYDNFFEDIFVECEDKYGEIEEMNVCDNLGDHIVGNVYIKFRREEDAERAVNDINNRWFGGRPVYAELSPVTDFREACCRQYEMGECTRSGFCNFLHLKPISRELHRYLYPRRRFGAGGGGGGGRRRSRSWSPRRRSRSRDRRGRSRSPAHRSGRSGRY encoded by the exons ATGGCAGAGTATTTGGCCTCGATTTTCGGTACCGAAAAGGACAA GGTGAACTGTTCCTTTTACTATAAAATCGGGGCGTGCAGACACGGCGATCGTTGCTCCAGGATCCATAACAAACCGACATTCTCACAAACATGCCTGCTACAGAACCTCTACATCAACCCGCAGAACTCGGCCAAATCGGCCGATGGAAGCCACT TGGTGTCCAACGTTTCGGATGAAGAAATGCAAAAGCACTATGACAACTTCTTCGAGGACATTTTCGTTGAATGTGAGGACAAATATGGGGAAATTGAGGAGATGAATGTGTGTGATAATTTGGGCGACCACATTGTCGGCAATGTGTACATTAAG TTTCGACGTGAGGAAGATGCAGAAAGGGCTGTGAACGATATCAACAATCGTTGGTTCGGTGGGAGGCCAGTTTATGCTGAACTAAGTCCGGTGACTGATTTTAGGGAGGCTTGTTGTCGCCAGTATGAAATGGGGGAATGTACGAGGTCAGGCTTCTGTAACTTCTTGCATTTAAAGCCCATTTCAAGAGAATTACACAG GTATTTGTATCCGAGGAGGAGGTTCGGCGCAGGAGGCGGCGGAGGCGGCGGCCGACGACGTTCTCGCTCGTGGTCGCCGAGGAGGAGGTCCCGATCGAGGGACAGACGCGGCAGGTCCCGGTCTCCGGCCCATCGTTCCGGGAGGAGCGGTCGCTATTAG
- the LOC109604992 gene encoding uncharacterized protein LOC109604992: MFPRTIALLLILAVVTAKDLPESAKRAFLKAAKGCTPDNVLEALNKDQYIPIEQLQNAYICVLKKINFIDDSGNIKENVIKKHWSKIYGESEWPKLKKCLVKQETAGQTCLGLLNCQFTTSGIPENAFMVE, translated from the exons ATGTTTCCACGAACGATTgctttgttgttaattttagcTGTTGTAACGGCCAAG gacCTCCCAGAATCAGCTAAAAGGGCATTTCTTAAGGCTGCCAAAGGTTGTACCCCAGACAACGTTCTTGAAGCCCTAAACAAAGACCAATACATTCCAATAGAGCAACTGCAAAACGCCTACATATGTGtgttgaaaaaaatcaacttTATCGACGACAGtggaaatattaaagaaaatgtgATCAAAAAACATTGGAGTAAAATCTACGGCGAATCAGAATGGccaaaattgaagaaatgttTGGTGAAACAGGAGACAGCTGGCCAAACTTGTCTAGGACTTCTTAATTGTCAATTCACAACCAGTGGAATCCCAGAAAACGCTTTTATGGTGGAGTAA
- the LOC109604989 gene encoding protein Tube: MPVPVVNSTLQLRKLNLRLQRQLETILDSDDLWKQLMCAIPKSLDVDPSMSKISEKNPPKYNTEHFKIIESVSVKDHRSCTNILLDEWGTSGKVLPTLGHLFYLLKEAGIYRAGDLVADLMGVPRPERPQLGPDAAVKIEDVNPTDLPVVGHLQRLHFGNEDPSLDSLLSDGTDVSKSIPIKNLPNLPIFQLTTEASAQYLPQLPEVDIKYTSNAPITPLLEASVPNLQIFQLPS; encoded by the coding sequence ATGCCCGTACCAGTTGTGAATTCAACACTGcaattgagaaaattaaatttaaggctCCAAAGACAATTGGAGACAATACTCGATAGTGACGACTTGTGGAAACAATTAATGTGTGCAATACCAAAAAGTTTAGACGTTGATCCCTCGATGTCCAAGATATCAGAGAAGAATCCTCCCAAATACAATACGGAGCACTTCAAAATCATTGAGAGTGTATCAGTGAAAGACCACCGTTCATGCACCAACATACTTTTGGATGAATGGGGCACCTCAGGCAAAGTGCTTCCAACACTAGGTCATCTGTTTTACTTGTTGAAGGAAGCAGGTATTTATAGAGCTGGGGACCTGGTTGCTGATTTAATGGGTGTGCCGAGACCTGAAAGGCCTCAATTAGGTCCGGATGCTGCCGTCAAAATTGAAGATGTAAATCCTACTGACCTACCGGTAGTCGGTCACCTTCAAAGACTGCACTTTGGAAATGAAGATCCTAGCCTGGACTCGCTTCTAAGTGACGGTACGGATGTGTCCAAATCCATTCCTATAAAAAATCTTCCCAATTTGCCCATATTTCAACTAACAACAGAAGCCAGTGCCCAATATTTGCCTCAGTTGCCCGAAGTTGACATCAAATATACTTCAAATGCACCAATAACACCACTACTAGAAGCGTCTGTGCCTAATTTGCAAATTTTTCAACTTCCCAGTTGA
- the LOC126265563 gene encoding interleukin-1 receptor-associated kinase 4-like, which translates to MNKMEEVTKQFCNEVETLSKFKHDHLLELLGYSHDGSTYCLAYEYMSGGTLHDKLKAQKGRLHWKERLDISLGLSQAITYLHTQFKDPVVHRDIKSPNILLDGSNKAKLGTDEALRGEISYKMDTYSFGIVLLELLTSLPVTDENRQEVCLNEHAEYQYSIDGNGCNLLDRNEEVGDWLTKEVDIGEKLIEIALKCLKKKKIRPHQKEVTENLLDLAKYM; encoded by the exons ATGAACAAAATGGAAGAGGTTACAAAGCAATTCTGCAACGAAGTCGAAACGCTAAGCAAATTTAAACATGACCATTTGTTGGAACTCCTCGGGTATTCACATGACGGATCCACCTATTGCCTTGCTTATGAGTACATGTCCGGAGGCACTTTACACGACAAACTTAAAGCACAAAAGGGTAGATTGCACTGGAAGGAAAGATTGGATATATCGTTGGGTTTGTCCCAAGCCATTACTTACTTGCACACTCAATTTAAAGATCCTGTGGTGCACAGGGACATAAAGAGTCCTAATATACTGCTTGATGGAAGCAACAAGGCGAAGTTGGGGACTG ACGAGGCCTTAAGAGGGgaaatttcttacaaaatgGACACGTACAGTTTTGGCATTGTCTTACTTGAATTACTGACCTCTTTACCAGTCACAGACGAGAACAGACAAGAAGTTTGTTTAAATGAGCATGCAGAATATCAGTACAGTATTGATGGAAATGGCTGTAATTTATTGGATAGGAATGAAGAAGTTGGTGATTGGTTAACTAAGGAAGTGGATATTGGAGAAAAGTTAATCGAGATAGCTCtgaaatgtttgaagaaaaagaaaatacggCCTCATCAGAAGGAAGTCACCGAAAACCTTTTAGATTTAGCAAAATACATGTAG